One window from the genome of Malus domestica chromosome 01, GDT2T_hap1 encodes:
- the LOC103423561 gene encoding F-box/kelch-repeat protein At3g06240-like, whose product MVKNDEHIQQLGTNITDLPKSFIHDVLLKLPTRNIIACKCACKTWYGLISDPEFAKLHFSQAQPFPIIRPLDPSRVSRILYLAELEDGSGFDLRKCTCKINYDRSGGGKSYIHMKLTKYKIPLRNADEVIDSQGNVASSVGGRNHHGRKRKPCIRIRPNHHKYKVVNSCNGFLCLSSPVTNDPVVVCNPITGEFIHLPESASKCEKEKESYDCGFGFNPKTNEYKVLRIFQQREPYTKVAEVHTLGTDSWKFVGPAPFFLSMLEHTTYVKGALYSFYYESLGYKIYSFDLETEKSESVPSPPIRLEKSRTVSMGVLGDCLCLCDYDVLRIKFWVLDDHGAQKIWRQKISVYTENCGRWPYGLYKSMNYLKNGALLMFHSRTNSFFYYHPRRYRKAIYLKIRGFKSDFEAISHVPSLISLKDILVGSDVQVLHIHSRCAELRLLGESKALFLDEEIAELASDFNSSDSGGEDEDEDEE is encoded by the exons ATGGTGAAAAACGATGAACACATTCAACAACTGGGAACTAACATAACCGATCTTCCAAAGTCTTTCATTCACGATGTTCTACTGAAGCTCCCGACGAGGAACATTATTGCGTGCAAATGTGCATGCAAGACTTGGTATGGTCTAATTTCGGACCCCGAATTTGCTAAGTTACACTTTTCACAAGCACAGCCCTTTCCCATCATCCGGCCCCTGGATCCGTCCCGTGTGTCAAGAATCCTTTACTTGGCTGAGCTGGAAGACGGGTCTGGTTTTGATTTGAGGAAGTGCACCTGTAAGATTAACTATGATCGGTCTGGGGGTGGAAAGTCTTACATCCACATGAAACTCACCAAATACAAAATCCCGTTGCGCAATGCGGATGAGGTAATCGATAGCCAGGGCAATGTGGCGAGTTCGGTGGGTGGGAGGAACCATCATGGCAGGAAACGGAAGCCTTGTATCAGGATAAGGCCGAATCATCACAAGTACAAGGTGGTAAATTCGTGTAACGGCTTCCTTTGCCTGTCTAGTCCAGTCACTAATGACCCTGTTGTTGTCTGCAATCCGATCACCGGCGAGTTTATACACCTTCCGGAATCAGCCTCTAAGTgcgagaaggaaaaggaatcgtATGATTGTGGATTTGGTTTCAATCCAAAGACAAATGAATATAAGGTGTTGAGAATATTTCAGCAAAGGGAACCCTACACTAAAGTGGCTGAGGTGCACACACTTGGGACAGACTCGTGGAAATTTGTTGGTCCTGCTCCATTCTTCCTATCCATGCTAGAACACACCACCTATGTGAAAGGAGCACTTTATTCGTTCTACTACGAGAGTTTAGGTTATAAAATATACTCTTTTGACTTGGAAACCGAAAAGTCTGAATCTGTTCCATCACCTCCTATTCGACTGGAGAAATCTCGTACTGTGAGCATGGGAGTTTTGGGAGATTGCCTTTGTTTGTGTGATTATGACGTTTTACGCATCAAGTTTTGGGTATTGGATGATCACGGTGCACAGAAAATATGGAGGCAGAAGATTTCTGTTTATACTGAAAATTGTGGAAGGTGGCCATATGGCTTATATAAATCGATGAACTACTTAAAGAATGGGGCTTTGTTGATGTTTCATTCCCGCACTAATTCCTTTTTCTACTATCACCCAAGAAGATATCGTAAGGCCATTTATCTTAAGATTCGTGGGTTTAAGTCGGATTTTGAAGCAATTAGTCATGTTCCAAGCTTGATTTCACTCAAGGACATTCTGGTGGGAAGTGATGTACAAGTCCTGCATATACATTCAAG GTGCGCAGAGTTGAGGCTGCTAGGAGAGTCCAAAGCTCTTTttctggatgaagaaattgCGGAGTTGGCATCTGATTTTAATTCTTCCGACAGTGGTggtgaagatgaagatgaagatgaagaatgA